A region of Thermobifida halotolerans DNA encodes the following proteins:
- a CDS encoding C40 family peptidase, with amino-acid sequence MARSRARSPRRSKGDRGTSVLETSVVTILAAGIVIAVVQSPVGDYFHDSVREMVCVVDGPECGGETWTEVERPEPPEEYRFNLTGLEWTGEVTGTGKAVAAIEWALQHASMNTPYVWGANGPNAFDCSSFVQWAWRQAGVSLPRVTYQQQPALPAVPSIDQLQPGDLVFFNTNAPGPPPTHVGMYIGDGSFVHAANSRRGVVVDSLSGYYLSAYAGAGRPPQE; translated from the coding sequence ATGGCGAGATCACGTGCCCGCTCCCCCCGTCGTTCGAAGGGCGACCGCGGGACTTCCGTACTGGAGACCTCGGTCGTGACGATCCTCGCCGCGGGGATCGTCATCGCTGTGGTCCAGTCCCCGGTCGGGGACTACTTCCACGACAGTGTCCGCGAGATGGTGTGCGTGGTCGACGGCCCCGAATGCGGGGGTGAGACCTGGACCGAGGTCGAACGGCCGGAGCCTCCCGAGGAGTACCGGTTCAACCTCACCGGACTGGAGTGGACGGGCGAGGTCACCGGTACCGGGAAGGCGGTGGCCGCCATCGAGTGGGCACTGCAGCACGCCAGTATGAACACCCCCTACGTGTGGGGAGCCAACGGGCCGAACGCCTTCGACTGCTCCAGCTTTGTCCAGTGGGCGTGGCGGCAGGCGGGGGTGTCCCTGCCCCGTGTCACCTACCAGCAGCAGCCCGCCCTGCCCGCTGTGCCGAGCATCGACCAACTCCAACCCGGCGACCTGGTCTTCTTCAACACCAACGCCCCCGGCCCGCCGCCCACCCACGTGGGCATGTACATCGGCGACGGCAGTTTCGTGCACGCGGCCAACTCTCGGCGCGGCGTCGTGGTCGACTCGCTGTCCGGCTACTATCTCAGCGCCTACGCGGGCGCCGGACGCCCGCCGCAGGAATAG
- a CDS encoding MinD/ParA family ATP-binding protein — translation MFAASRGLINPGESRTERLRRELREQVRGPAVSGHHRIAVLSMKGGVGKTTTAVGLGSVLAEERGDRVIAVDATPHGGALTDRLPAGLRTARTARDLVAHRETLRRYSDVRGYTSQAPSRLEFLDSGTDPETHRVLSDGDYRHLARIIERFYSVCVTDCGTGMLHPAMSAILASVDQVVVVCPPSVDGARGASATLDWLEANGHAALARSCVAVISRTGGNTGVDLDQLQRHFSDRCRRVLRVPDDPHLAEGGPVDLARLRPATHLAYLELAAEIASVFR, via the coding sequence GTGTTCGCGGCCAGCCGCGGCCTGATCAACCCGGGCGAGTCCAGAACCGAACGCCTCCGCCGGGAACTGCGGGAACAGGTGCGCGGCCCCGCGGTGAGCGGGCACCACCGGATCGCCGTGCTCAGCATGAAGGGCGGCGTCGGCAAGACCACCACCGCCGTCGGCCTGGGTTCGGTGCTGGCCGAGGAGCGCGGCGACCGGGTGATCGCGGTGGACGCCACCCCGCACGGAGGCGCCCTCACCGACCGGCTGCCCGCCGGGCTGCGCACCGCACGCACCGCCCGCGACCTGGTCGCCCACCGGGAGACCCTCAGGCGCTACTCCGACGTGCGCGGCTACACCAGCCAGGCCCCGTCCCGCCTGGAGTTCCTGGACTCGGGCACCGACCCCGAAACGCACCGGGTCCTCAGCGACGGCGACTACCGCCACCTGGCCCGGATCATCGAGCGCTTCTACTCCGTCTGCGTCACCGACTGCGGAACCGGCATGCTGCACCCCGCGATGTCGGCGATCCTGGCGTCGGTCGACCAGGTCGTGGTGGTCTGCCCGCCCTCCGTGGACGGCGCGCGCGGCGCCTCCGCCACCCTGGACTGGCTGGAGGCCAACGGGCACGCCGCCCTCGCCCGCTCCTGTGTCGCGGTCATCTCCCGCACCGGCGGGAACACCGGGGTCGATCTCGACCAGCTGCAGCGCCACTTCTCCGACCGGTGCCGCCGGGTCCTGCGCGTCCCCGACGACCCGCACCTGGCCGAGGGCGGCCCGGTCGACCTGGCCCGGCTGCGTCCCGCCACCCATCTGGCCTACCTGGAACTGGCCGCCGAGATCGCCTCCGTCTTCCGTTGA
- a CDS encoding ABC transporter ATP-binding protein has product MHTVTGTETHPDPASPPETTGAHPPDEPVLCVEDLHVTFPGTGEGGDVRAVRGLSYRLRRGEILGIVGESGAGKSASALAVMGLLPDRARVSGSVRLNGRELLGLDERRLAAIRGRAVSMVFQDPMAALTPVHTVGDQLAEAVRVHHPGTGRARARERAVELLRLVGIPDADRRVDAFPHEFSGGMRQRVMIAMAMANNPDVILCDEPTTALDATVQAQILDLLATVRRETGTAIVVITHDLGVVAALADRVLVMYAGRPVETGTVAEVYHRPRMPYTMGLLGTVPRVDTTGRGPLPPIGGTPPTPTDPPPGCPFAPRCPVALPQCDTESPRPLPVGSAPDSTHRVACLRADEITANHWSAADLYPRPDAPPAAARTPRARRPTVLRVDNLVKHHPLYRGTILRRRVGAVRAVDGVSFDLREHETLALVGESGAGKSTTLTAILDLTRPDHGGITVLGRDTGTLSPKERFALRRDLQVVFQDAASALDPRMPVAELVAEPLRVHRHPRQRIPHRVRELLALVGLDDSHAQRHPAQLSGGQRQRVGIARAIALEPRLLLLDEPVSALDVSIRAGVLALLTDLQTRLGMSYLFVAHDLAVVRHVADRVAVMHLGVVVEIGDTASVYTDPRHPYTRALLSALPVPDPVRERGRTRIVLDGDPPDPSDPPSGCRFRTRCPKFRTLPEPDRRRCVTQPPELRPVHDADHAVACHHA; this is encoded by the coding sequence ATGCACACCGTGACCGGAACCGAGACGCACCCCGATCCCGCGTCTCCCCCCGAGACGACCGGAGCGCACCCGCCGGACGAGCCCGTGCTGTGCGTCGAGGACCTCCACGTCACCTTTCCCGGAACCGGAGAGGGCGGCGACGTCCGGGCGGTACGGGGGCTCAGCTACCGGCTCCGCCGCGGCGAGATCCTGGGAATCGTCGGAGAGTCCGGCGCGGGGAAGTCGGCGTCCGCCCTGGCCGTGATGGGACTGCTGCCCGACCGCGCCCGCGTGTCCGGTTCGGTGCGGCTCAACGGACGGGAACTGCTCGGCCTCGACGAACGGCGGCTCGCCGCGATCCGCGGCAGGGCCGTCTCCATGGTCTTCCAGGACCCGATGGCGGCGCTCACCCCCGTCCACACGGTCGGCGACCAACTGGCCGAAGCCGTCCGCGTCCACCATCCCGGAACCGGAAGGGCCCGGGCGCGGGAGCGCGCGGTCGAACTCCTGCGCCTGGTCGGCATCCCCGACGCGGACCGCCGCGTCGACGCCTTCCCCCACGAGTTCTCCGGCGGCATGCGCCAGCGCGTCATGATCGCCATGGCGATGGCCAACAACCCCGACGTCATCCTCTGCGACGAGCCCACCACCGCCCTGGACGCCACGGTCCAGGCCCAGATCCTCGACCTGCTCGCCACCGTCCGCCGCGAGACCGGCACCGCGATCGTCGTGATCACCCACGATCTGGGGGTCGTGGCGGCACTCGCCGACCGGGTCCTGGTCATGTACGCCGGACGCCCGGTGGAGACGGGCACCGTGGCCGAGGTGTACCACCGGCCCCGCATGCCCTACACGATGGGGCTGCTGGGCACGGTCCCGCGCGTGGACACCACCGGACGCGGGCCGCTGCCCCCCATCGGAGGCACCCCGCCGACACCGACCGACCCCCCTCCCGGCTGCCCGTTCGCGCCGCGCTGCCCCGTCGCGCTGCCGCAGTGCGACACCGAGTCCCCGCGGCCGCTGCCGGTCGGCTCCGCCCCCGACTCCACCCACCGCGTGGCCTGCCTCCGCGCCGACGAGATCACGGCCAACCACTGGAGCGCCGCCGACCTCTACCCGAGGCCCGACGCCCCACCGGCCGCCGCGCGCACCCCCCGCGCCAGGCGCCCCACCGTGCTGCGCGTCGACAACCTCGTCAAACACCACCCGCTGTACCGGGGAACGATCCTGCGGCGCCGCGTCGGCGCCGTGCGAGCGGTCGACGGAGTCAGCTTCGACCTGCGAGAACACGAAACCCTCGCCCTGGTGGGAGAGTCCGGGGCGGGCAAGTCCACCACGCTGACCGCGATCCTCGACCTGACCCGGCCCGACCACGGCGGCATCACGGTACTGGGCAGGGACACGGGCACACTGTCCCCGAAGGAGCGGTTCGCCCTGCGGCGCGACCTCCAGGTGGTCTTCCAGGACGCCGCATCGGCCCTGGACCCGCGTATGCCGGTCGCCGAACTCGTCGCCGAACCGCTGCGCGTCCACCGCCATCCCCGACAGCGCATCCCGCACCGGGTCCGGGAACTGCTGGCCCTGGTCGGATTGGACGACTCCCACGCGCAACGCCACCCGGCCCAGTTGTCCGGAGGACAACGCCAACGCGTCGGCATCGCCCGGGCGATCGCCCTGGAACCCCGGCTGCTGCTGCTGGACGAACCGGTGTCGGCCCTGGACGTGTCCATCCGGGCGGGCGTGCTCGCCCTCCTGACGGACCTCCAGACCCGGCTGGGCATGTCCTACCTGTTCGTCGCCCACGACCTGGCGGTGGTGCGGCACGTCGCGGACCGGGTGGCCGTCATGCACCTGGGCGTGGTCGTGGAGATCGGCGACACCGCCTCGGTCTACACCGACCCGCGACACCCCTACACCCGGGCCCTGCTGTCGGCGCTGCCCGTCCCGGACCCCGTGAGGGAACGCGGCCGGACCCGGATCGTGCTGGACGGCGACCCGCCAGACCCGTCCGACCCCCCGTCGGGGTGCCGGTTCCGGACCCGCTGCCCGAAGTTCCGCACCCTGCCCGAACCGGACCGGCGGCGCTGTGTCACACAGCCGCCCGAACTTCGGCCGGTCCACGACGCAGACCACGCGGTCGCCTGCCACCACGCGTGA
- a CDS encoding ABC transporter permease: MSRPGQHTGPRAERGGGDPRLPGRWSPALHAALRRPGVLVGAGLLGLLALLAWLGPLAAPWDLTEHDHTSFLQPPSPRHWFGTDSTGRDLYVATLVGLRRSLVIGLLAAVLTTAVAVAVGTVAGYFPGRTDRLLTWLTDLAMVVPPLLVLAVLLPVAEKGGWIAFVLLLAAFGWMVTARMVRSATISLREHEYVRAARYMGASPAAVIARHILPNLSSLVIADVTVNVSAAIIAETSLSYFGLGVQPPDVSLGTLIADGTRHAVTHPWVFGFCTGLLVTLVLAVNLLGEGLRDALAPDSAAHRA, from the coding sequence ATGTCCAGGCCGGGACAGCACACCGGACCCCGCGCCGAGCGGGGCGGCGGCGACCCGCGCCTCCCCGGCCGCTGGTCCCCGGCACTGCACGCGGCCCTGCGCCGCCCCGGAGTCCTCGTCGGAGCGGGCCTCCTCGGCCTGCTGGCGCTTCTCGCCTGGCTCGGCCCGCTGGCCGCGCCGTGGGACCTCACCGAACACGACCACACCAGCTTCCTGCAGCCGCCCTCGCCCCGCCACTGGTTCGGCACCGACAGCACCGGCCGGGACCTGTACGTCGCCACCCTGGTGGGGCTGCGCAGGTCGCTGGTCATCGGACTGCTCGCCGCGGTGCTCACCACCGCGGTCGCCGTCGCCGTGGGCACGGTCGCCGGATACTTCCCCGGCCGCACCGACCGGCTCCTGACCTGGCTCACCGACCTGGCCATGGTGGTGCCGCCGCTCCTCGTCCTGGCCGTCCTGCTCCCCGTGGCCGAGAAGGGCGGCTGGATCGCCTTCGTGCTGCTGCTGGCCGCGTTCGGCTGGATGGTGACCGCCCGGATGGTCCGAAGCGCCACGATCTCGCTGCGGGAGCACGAGTACGTCCGCGCCGCCCGCTACATGGGGGCCTCCCCCGCCGCGGTCATCGCCCGCCACATCCTTCCGAACCTCTCCTCGCTGGTCATCGCGGACGTCACCGTCAACGTGAGCGCGGCGATCATCGCGGAGACGAGCCTGTCCTACTTCGGACTGGGCGTGCAACCGCCCGACGTCTCCCTCGGCACCCTCATCGCCGACGGCACCCGCCACGCGGTCACCCACCCCTGGGTGTTCGGCTTCTGCACCGGGCTGCTCGTCACCCTGGTGCTGGCCGTCAACCTCCTCGGCGAGGGCCTGCGCGACGCCCTGGCCCCCGACAGCGCGGCCCACCGCGCCTGA
- the mgrA gene encoding L-glyceraldehyde 3-phosphate reductase: MAHRGDVPPAGIHTADPGRYDGRMPYRRTGRSGLDLPAISLGLWHNFGDDRPLDTQRAILRRAFDLGITHFDLANNYGPPPGSAELNFGRVLREDFRAYRDELVISTKAGWEMWPGPYGNGGSRKYLLASLDQSLARMGLDHVDIFYSHRHDPSTPLEETMSALDTAVRSGRARYAGISSYSPQHTAEAATILRQAGTPLLVHQPSYSMLNRWIEEDGLLDTLENEGVGCIVFSPLAQGMLTDRYLGGIPTESRAAAGKSLSPDWLTEDNLARIRALNEIAAQRGQSLAQMAIAWTLRDPRITSALIGASSVRQLEDNAAAVRSAEFTDTELAEIDQHASDIGIDIWRVSSRP; the protein is encoded by the coding sequence ATGGCGCACAGAGGCGACGTTCCCCCCGCCGGAATCCACACGGCGGACCCCGGACGCTACGACGGCCGCATGCCGTACCGCAGAACCGGACGCAGCGGGCTCGACCTTCCCGCGATCTCACTCGGCCTGTGGCACAACTTCGGTGACGACCGCCCCCTGGACACCCAGCGCGCGATCCTGCGGCGCGCCTTCGACCTGGGAATCACCCACTTCGACCTGGCCAACAACTACGGGCCGCCGCCCGGCTCCGCCGAACTCAACTTCGGACGCGTCCTGCGTGAGGACTTCCGCGCCTACCGCGACGAACTGGTGATCTCCACCAAGGCCGGATGGGAGATGTGGCCCGGCCCCTACGGCAACGGCGGCTCCCGCAAGTACCTGCTGGCCAGCCTGGACCAGTCCCTGGCACGCATGGGACTGGACCACGTCGACATCTTCTACAGCCACCGCCACGATCCCTCCACCCCGCTGGAGGAGACCATGTCGGCCCTGGACACCGCGGTGAGGTCGGGCAGGGCTCGGTACGCGGGCATCTCCTCCTACTCGCCGCAGCACACCGCCGAGGCGGCGACGATCCTGCGGCAGGCGGGCACCCCGCTGCTCGTCCACCAGCCCTCCTACTCCATGCTCAACCGCTGGATCGAGGAGGACGGCCTGCTCGACACCCTGGAGAACGAGGGCGTCGGCTGCATCGTCTTCTCCCCGCTGGCCCAGGGCATGCTCACCGACAGGTACCTCGGCGGCATCCCCACCGAATCCCGTGCCGCGGCGGGCAAGTCGCTGTCACCCGACTGGCTGACCGAGGACAACCTGGCCCGCATCCGCGCCCTCAACGAGATCGCGGCACAGCGCGGCCAGAGCCTCGCCCAGATGGCGATCGCCTGGACCCTGCGCGACCCCAGGATCACCTCGGCGCTCATCGGGGCCAGCAGCGTCCGGCAACTGGAGGACAACGCCGCGGCGGTGCGGTCCGCGGAGTTCACCGACACCGAACTCGCCGAGATCGACCAGCACGCCTCGGACATCGGTATCGACATCTGGCGCGTGTCCAGCCGACCCTGA
- a CDS encoding PhoX family protein yields MTETAPRRSLPIIGSLGGRSRATCRFRCGDACYHEAPNTSDNPYFGDIYTGVLSRRGVLRAGAVGAGVSALAVGGAAPALAGNGGRGRNSRLDFSSVQPNVDDQVTVPSGYKHNVVVRWGDPVIPGAPEFDFANQTAEAQEKQFGYNCDYVSFFKIDSRRALLWVNHEYTNEALMFAGYTDGSAADPEQIRIAMAAHGASVVEVERVGRTGEWRLVTRGRRYYNRRITATTPMKLTGPAAGHELLRTEADPTGTKVLGMLNNCGGGTTPWGTVLTAEENFHQYFVGGEGAPEEAKPALRRYGIATSGDTRRGNRRFDRVDERFDLSKHPNEANRFGYIVEVDPFDPHYKPRKRTMLGRFKHEAATVRLTKDRRAAVYMGDDERFDYIYKFVSDKKYRGGSRRHNDGLLDAGTLYVARLTGNSPAEQIDGSGTLPEDGAFDGTGEWIPLCDATRSYVDGFSVEEVLVHTRLAADRVGATKMDRPEDIEASPTSGKVYCALTNNSAREPGQVDEANPRAANRYGHVLEISEHRNDSGATTFTWTVVVVCGDPEDPSTYFAGYDKSRVAAVSSPDNLTFDKSGNLWISTDGQPGSLGVNDALHVMPVEGRYRGELKTFATVPVDAECCGPCITPDEKTVFIAPQHPGEDGTVDNPTSVWPDGDFPRPSVVSIWHANGKKVGSA; encoded by the coding sequence GTGACCGAAACCGCCCCCCGTCGATCGCTGCCGATCATCGGCTCCCTCGGTGGGCGCTCCCGGGCGACCTGCCGTTTCCGCTGCGGTGACGCCTGCTACCACGAGGCGCCCAACACCAGCGACAACCCCTACTTCGGTGACATCTACACCGGGGTGCTGTCCCGCCGCGGCGTCCTGCGCGCGGGCGCGGTCGGTGCGGGCGTCTCCGCCCTGGCGGTGGGCGGCGCGGCCCCGGCGCTCGCCGGAAACGGCGGCCGCGGCAGGAACTCCCGGCTCGACTTCTCCTCGGTCCAGCCCAACGTCGACGACCAGGTCACCGTCCCCTCCGGCTACAAGCACAACGTCGTCGTCCGGTGGGGCGACCCGGTCATCCCCGGCGCGCCCGAGTTCGACTTCGCCAACCAGACCGCCGAGGCGCAGGAGAAGCAGTTCGGGTACAACTGCGACTACGTCAGCTTCTTCAAGATCGACTCGCGGCGCGCCCTGCTCTGGGTGAACCACGAGTACACCAACGAAGCCCTCATGTTCGCCGGCTACACCGACGGCTCCGCCGCCGATCCCGAGCAGATCAGGATCGCCATGGCCGCGCACGGCGCATCGGTCGTCGAGGTCGAGCGCGTCGGCCGCACCGGGGAGTGGCGCCTGGTCACCAGGGGACGGCGCTACTACAACCGCCGCATCACCGCGACCACCCCGATGAAACTCACCGGACCCGCCGCGGGACACGAACTGCTGCGCACCGAGGCCGACCCCACCGGCACCAAGGTGCTGGGCATGCTCAACAACTGCGGCGGCGGCACCACCCCGTGGGGAACCGTGCTGACCGCCGAGGAGAACTTCCACCAGTACTTCGTGGGTGGAGAGGGCGCCCCCGAGGAGGCCAAGCCCGCCCTGCGGCGCTACGGCATCGCCACCTCCGGCGACACCCGCCGGGGCAACCGCCGGTTCGACCGCGTCGACGAGCGCTTCGACCTGTCCAAGCACCCCAACGAGGCCAACCGGTTCGGCTACATCGTCGAGGTCGACCCGTTCGACCCCCACTACAAGCCGCGCAAGCGCACCATGCTCGGCCGGTTCAAGCACGAGGCCGCCACCGTCCGACTCACCAAGGACCGGCGGGCCGCCGTCTACATGGGCGACGACGAGCGCTTCGACTACATCTACAAGTTCGTCAGCGACAAGAAGTACCGCGGCGGCTCGCGCCGCCACAACGACGGCCTGCTCGACGCGGGCACCCTCTACGTCGCCAGACTCACCGGCAACAGCCCCGCCGAACAGATCGACGGCTCCGGCACGCTGCCCGAGGACGGAGCGTTCGACGGAACCGGCGAGTGGATCCCGCTGTGCGACGCCACCCGCAGCTACGTCGACGGCTTCAGCGTCGAGGAGGTGCTGGTCCACACCCGGCTCGCGGCCGACAGGGTCGGCGCCACCAAGATGGACCGCCCCGAGGACATCGAGGCCAGCCCCACCAGCGGCAAGGTGTACTGCGCGCTCACCAACAACTCCGCCCGCGAACCCGGCCAGGTCGACGAGGCCAACCCGCGCGCCGCCAACCGGTACGGCCATGTCCTGGAGATCAGCGAGCACCGGAACGACTCCGGCGCCACCACCTTCACCTGGACCGTGGTCGTGGTCTGCGGCGACCCCGAGGACCCCAGCACCTACTTCGCCGGATACGACAAGTCCCGGGTCGCGGCGGTCTCCTCCCCCGACAACCTGACCTTCGACAAGTCCGGCAACCTGTGGATCTCCACCGACGGACAGCCCGGCAGCCTGGGCGTCAACGACGCCCTGCACGTGATGCCGGTCGAGGGGCGGTACCGGGGCGAACTCAAGACCTTCGCCACCGTCCCGGTCGACGCCGAGTGCTGCGGCCCCTGCATCACCCCCGACGAGAAGACCGTCTTCATCGCCCCCCAGCACCCGGGCGAGGACGGCACCGTGGACAACCCCACCAGCGTCTGGCCCGACGGAGACTTCCCCCGGCCCTCGGTGGTCTCCATCTGGCACGCCAACGGCAAGAAGGTGGGCTCCGCCTGA
- a CDS encoding ATP-binding protein has protein sequence MHEHSLPHSDARGLPVRRRFPGLASQIRHARRFVARQLHDCPEISTVTLLTSEIATNAVTHSASGAPGGKFEVTVYTAASWVRVEVRDLGGSELPRPQHRDPYDVSEHGRGLDLVEALAAKWGVEARADGLGRTVWFELVWDGDSARSCGSSDD, from the coding sequence ATGCACGAGCATTCCCTTCCCCACTCCGATGCGCGCGGCCTTCCCGTCCGACGCCGCTTCCCCGGGCTGGCCAGCCAGATCAGGCACGCCCGCCGTTTTGTGGCGCGCCAGCTCCACGACTGTCCCGAAATCTCCACCGTGACCCTGCTGACCAGCGAGATCGCCACGAACGCGGTGACGCACAGCGCGTCGGGCGCTCCGGGCGGCAAGTTCGAGGTGACGGTCTACACCGCCGCGAGCTGGGTCCGGGTGGAGGTCCGGGACCTGGGGGGTTCCGAGCTTCCGCGTCCCCAGCACCGCGACCCCTACGACGTCAGCGAGCACGGACGGGGGCTGGACCTGGTCGAGGCCCTGGCGGCCAAGTGGGGTGTGGAGGCCCGTGCGGACGGTCTGGGGCGGACCGTCTGGTTCGAACTGGTCTGGGACGGTGACTCCGCGCGGAGTTGCGGCTCCTCGGACGACTGA